The following proteins are co-located in the Sphaerochaeta sp. genome:
- a CDS encoding IclR family transcriptional regulator, translating to MDDKPSTPVRSVDRALAIIEVLSSHPKGLGLLDLSREVSLNKTTTYRLLCAIMNHGWVTKDATTGKYRLTLMLFELGSRVSARTNVLTIARPYLEDLSAQFRETVHLVIRDGSDVVYLYKEDSLNRSVKMGSQVGNRYPMYCTGVGKAILAYLSEEDLEEVWKSSHVVARTQTTITSLDAMKKELAETRKRGWAVDNEENEIGVRCVAAPILSRKGYPVASISIASSVFHITKETIGNYAEAVMDTAKIISEQLGL from the coding sequence ATGGATGACAAGCCATCAACTCCTGTCAGATCTGTGGATCGGGCATTAGCTATCATTGAAGTATTATCCAGCCACCCCAAAGGGCTCGGCCTCCTGGACCTTTCCCGGGAAGTGTCGCTGAACAAGACCACCACCTACCGCCTGCTCTGCGCCATCATGAACCATGGTTGGGTCACGAAGGATGCCACCACAGGAAAATACCGGCTCACCTTGATGCTGTTTGAATTGGGCAGCAGGGTATCCGCCAGGACCAATGTGCTGACCATTGCCCGCCCGTATCTGGAAGACTTGTCCGCCCAGTTCAGGGAGACGGTCCACCTGGTCATACGGGACGGCAGTGATGTCGTGTATCTCTACAAGGAAGATTCGTTGAACCGGTCGGTGAAGATGGGGTCCCAGGTAGGGAACCGGTATCCGATGTATTGTACCGGTGTGGGAAAGGCCATCCTCGCCTATCTCAGTGAAGAAGATCTGGAAGAAGTATGGAAATCATCCCATGTCGTCGCGCGGACACAGACCACCATCACCAGCCTCGATGCCATGAAGAAAGAATTGGCGGAAACCAGAAAGCGTGGATGGGCGGTCGACAACGAGGAGAATGAGATCGGGGTGCGATGCGTCGCCGCGCCGATCCTCAGCCGCAAGGGATACCCGGTGGCTTCCATCAGCATCGCAAGTTCCGTATTCCACATCACGAAAGAAACGATTGGCAACTACGCG